From a region of the Bdellovibrionales bacterium genome:
- a CDS encoding TIGR02147 family protein: MTNNNDYREFLKTAITEKLDRRPGYSMRAFAKHVGISASHLSRVLSGKKDLSPESATRIAIELQLSEDQINHFLDLVSLQSANSHTKKLLLERIHRRQNRPSRKALNSETFQVISDWYYFSMLELIRTQGFRSEAGWIARRLGLTISEVETAIQRLQTLGLIRIDQNHVMTSTGEIDPQSVSEISSTAAHRHYEQIAQKAFTALKEQPFAEREFLGIQLAFNRTNLQRAKTMIRNFTEQFETEFRSHPGEDVYQLNLQFFSLTKK, translated from the coding sequence ATGACTAATAACAATGATTATCGCGAGTTCTTAAAAACGGCGATCACCGAGAAGTTGGATCGAAGACCCGGATACTCAATGAGAGCCTTCGCAAAACACGTCGGGATCAGCGCTTCTCATCTTTCTCGCGTCCTGAGCGGCAAAAAAGATCTCTCGCCGGAGTCCGCAACTCGCATCGCTATCGAACTGCAACTGAGCGAAGACCAAATCAACCATTTTTTGGATCTCGTGAGCCTCCAGAGTGCGAACTCTCACACCAAGAAACTGCTTTTAGAAAGAATCCACCGAAGACAAAATCGCCCTTCCCGAAAAGCTTTGAACTCGGAAACCTTTCAGGTGATTTCGGATTGGTACTATTTTTCCATGCTGGAACTCATCCGCACACAGGGATTTCGTTCCGAAGCCGGTTGGATCGCAAGGCGATTAGGACTGACCATTTCTGAAGTTGAAACTGCCATCCAGCGATTACAGACTCTAGGGCTTATTCGTATTGATCAGAACCATGTCATGACAAGCACCGGAGAGATTGACCCCCAATCAGTGAGTGAAATATCGAGTACAGCTGCGCACAGACACTACGAGCAAATAGCCCAGAAGGCCTTCACAGCTCTGAAGGAGCAGCCTTTCGCAGAACGAGAATTTCTAGGAATACAATTAGCGTTTAACAGAACGAATCTTCAGAGGGCAAAGACGATGATCCGGAATTTCACAGAACAGTTTGAGACGGAGTTCCGCTCTCACCCGGGAGAAGACGTCTATCAACTGAATCTGCAGTTCTTTAGTTTAACTAAAAAGTAA
- the sohB gene encoding protease SohB yields MEILEQFGLFTAQTAVIVLAIAAIIILIAVLAAKAQDKPEIEIELLHKKYKLFAKILKSATLNKDEQKEEKKRDKKEAKERKHEHTRKVFVVDFNGDIKASAVDHLRQEITAILNVATAQDEVVIRLESPGGVVHGYGLAASQLLRVREKGIPLTVCVDKVAASGGYLMSCTANKILCAPFAIVGSIGVVAQVPNIHRVLRKHDVDYKEYTAGEFKRTVSLLGEITPKGEEKFKEQLEATHRLFKNFVQANRPNLDVTKVATGEYWYGNDAKDLGLVDEIRTSDDYLLSQSDTNQVIKVSFAKKQKLGEKLSGVLGRAAHSALWKIYEDLERKTFL; encoded by the coding sequence ATGGAAATTTTGGAACAATTCGGCCTTTTCACAGCGCAAACCGCGGTTATTGTCCTTGCTATTGCGGCCATCATCATCCTGATCGCAGTTCTTGCCGCAAAAGCCCAAGACAAACCTGAGATCGAAATCGAGCTCCTTCACAAAAAATACAAGCTTTTTGCCAAAATCCTGAAGTCTGCAACCCTGAACAAGGACGAGCAAAAAGAAGAAAAGAAAAGAGACAAAAAAGAAGCCAAAGAGAGAAAGCACGAGCACACCCGCAAGGTTTTCGTGGTCGACTTTAATGGGGACATCAAGGCTTCCGCCGTCGATCACCTTCGCCAAGAAATCACAGCAATCTTGAATGTGGCCACCGCACAGGATGAAGTGGTGATTCGCCTTGAAAGCCCGGGCGGCGTGGTTCATGGCTATGGCCTGGCGGCTTCTCAGCTCCTCCGTGTTCGTGAAAAAGGGATCCCGTTGACTGTTTGCGTGGACAAAGTGGCCGCCAGCGGCGGCTACCTCATGTCGTGTACGGCCAATAAAATCCTCTGCGCGCCGTTTGCAATCGTCGGCTCCATCGGCGTCGTTGCCCAGGTTCCGAATATCCACCGCGTTCTCAGAAAACACGATGTCGATTACAAAGAATACACCGCCGGCGAGTTCAAACGCACGGTCAGCTTGCTCGGCGAGATCACTCCGAAGGGTGAAGAGAAGTTTAAGGAACAACTTGAAGCCACTCACCGACTGTTCAAAAATTTCGTTCAAGCAAATCGCCCAAACTTAGACGTCACCAAGGTGGCGACGGGCGAATACTGGTATGGAAATGACGCCAAAGATTTAGGCTTAGTGGACGAAATTCGCACCAGTGATGATTATTTATTGAGTCAATCTGACACCAACCAGGTCATCAAAGTGAGCTTCGCAAAGAAACAGAAATTAGGCGAAAAACTCTCTGGAGTTTTGGGCCGAGCCGCTCACTCTGCACTCTGGAAAATTTACGAAGATCTCGAGAGAAAAACCTTCTTGTAG
- a CDS encoding DUF2799 domain-containing protein, with protein MKRVLMAMVALNLVACASYFKRKECESTNWFEHGKSVALRGEWLNSDQLVNECRKVDADIQESQLDQGFKNGMQRYCTPDNSYKTGKDGDLFSRDLCEGPEISVLLQSYRRGVTDYCAKTNGQNAGASGKKYQNICPKELEPGFLVEYRKGRKKYVQAMISNREDDIRDIDGKLSNKRNQLNFTQMRLNNLESQKSSLQAQKNFTPASNTSQIGYLDGRITALDHDLTAARNEVYSQQGEISTLEKTRSTKMEEIANFKAEIPGLD; from the coding sequence ATGAAACGTGTTTTGATGGCAATGGTTGCGCTCAACTTGGTCGCCTGCGCGAGTTATTTTAAAAGAAAAGAATGTGAATCCACCAACTGGTTTGAGCACGGAAAATCCGTCGCACTTCGTGGCGAATGGCTGAACTCCGACCAGCTCGTCAACGAGTGTCGCAAAGTCGATGCCGATATTCAGGAGTCTCAACTCGATCAGGGTTTCAAAAACGGCATGCAACGCTACTGCACTCCGGACAATAGCTACAAGACCGGCAAAGACGGAGACCTTTTCTCGCGTGATTTATGCGAAGGTCCTGAGATCAGCGTTCTCTTGCAAAGCTATCGTAGAGGTGTCACCGACTACTGCGCAAAAACCAACGGCCAAAACGCCGGCGCTTCCGGCAAGAAATATCAAAACATCTGCCCGAAGGAGCTTGAGCCCGGCTTCTTGGTGGAATATCGCAAAGGCCGCAAGAAGTACGTGCAAGCGATGATCTCGAATCGCGAAGATGACATTCGCGACATCGACGGCAAGCTTTCCAATAAACGCAATCAGTTGAACTTTACCCAGATGCGTTTGAATAACCTTGAAAGCCAGAAGTCTTCTTTGCAAGCACAAAAGAACTTTACTCCGGCGAGCAACACAAGTCAGATCGGTTATCTCGATGGCCGTATCACAGCTTTAGACCACGACCTAACGGCCGCAAGAAACGAAGTTTATTCTCAGCAGGGCGAAATCAGCACGCTAGAGAAGACTCGCTCCACAAAAATGGAAGAGATCGCAAACTTCAAAGCGGAAATCCCGGGACTTGATTAA
- a CDS encoding dihydrodipicolinate reductase gives MPIKVGLFGFGRTGAIVAKEITMDPGLSLEWVCRKSPPQDSPYASQVLGYADNFAPFVSVDALNENFLKSHPVDLIIDFSSSANAKSYDKIARLGIKLVSAISNYKEEEFALVKEASQKTSVLYSPNITLGINWLIMASKMLRKIIPHADVEVVEEHFRAKKDISGTALKLARQLELDPKEHVNSIRVGGIVGKHEVIFGLPHQTIRLVHESVNRAAFGTGAIFAAKWLKNQTHGFYTMENVLKETFYNKMHEVTY, from the coding sequence ATGCCTATAAAAGTTGGTCTGTTTGGCTTTGGCAGAACCGGTGCCATTGTTGCAAAAGAAATCACCATGGATCCGGGCCTCTCGCTGGAGTGGGTTTGCCGAAAATCTCCGCCACAAGACTCCCCTTATGCCAGCCAAGTTCTAGGCTATGCTGACAACTTCGCCCCGTTTGTTTCGGTGGATGCGCTGAACGAAAATTTCTTAAAATCTCACCCCGTAGACCTCATCATTGATTTTTCTTCCTCTGCAAATGCAAAATCCTATGACAAAATCGCTCGTCTCGGAATCAAATTAGTCAGCGCTATTTCTAATTACAAAGAAGAAGAATTCGCTTTGGTGAAAGAAGCCAGCCAGAAAACTTCGGTGCTTTACTCTCCGAATATCACTCTGGGCATAAACTGGCTAATCATGGCGTCGAAGATGCTTAGAAAGATCATTCCGCACGCCGATGTTGAAGTCGTCGAAGAACACTTCCGCGCCAAAAAAGACATTTCCGGTACGGCCTTGAAACTGGCCAGACAATTGGAGCTTGATCCGAAAGAACACGTCAATTCCATTCGTGTCGGCGGCATCGTCGGTAAGCACGAAGTTATTTTCGGCTTACCACACCAAACAATTCGCCTGGTCCATGAAAGCGTCAATCGTGCGGCTTTTGGAACCGGGGCGATTTTTGCCGCCAAATGGTTAAAGAATCAAACCCACGGTTTTTACACTATGGAGAATGTTTTAAAGGAAACTTTCTACAATAAAATGCACGAGGTCACTTATTAA
- a CDS encoding ABC transporter ATP-binding protein → MGPIRAVNKVSYDIHKGQTLGIVGESGCGKSVTSFSIMRLIEPPGKVSGGEVLLKGRDLLKLSDKDMEDVRGGEMAIIFQEPMTALNPVLTIGFQMDEQIKRHMKLAPKEAKDRAIEMLSLVGIPSPAERYNAYPHQLSGGMRQRAMIAMALSCNPSFLIADEPTTALDVTIQAQILELFQNLQEKLHMTVQFITHDLGVISEISDNVLVMYGGQACEKASTLELFRNPRHPYTAALIESRPRLGHRTNRLKTIEGSVPAPMDLPAGCPFQNRCPRAKSECLTFKPPMTKIGPDHEVACFNPL, encoded by the coding sequence TTGGGTCCTATCCGTGCCGTGAACAAAGTTTCCTACGATATTCACAAAGGCCAAACCTTGGGGATCGTCGGCGAATCTGGTTGCGGTAAATCTGTGACATCTTTCTCCATCATGCGCCTGATTGAACCTCCAGGAAAAGTTTCCGGCGGCGAAGTTTTACTAAAGGGCCGTGATCTTTTAAAACTTTCTGACAAAGACATGGAAGACGTCCGTGGCGGCGAAATGGCCATCATCTTCCAAGAACCGATGACGGCGCTAAACCCGGTCCTCACTATCGGTTTCCAAATGGACGAGCAAATCAAGCGCCATATGAAGCTTGCACCAAAAGAAGCCAAAGACCGGGCGATCGAAATGCTTTCGCTCGTGGGTATTCCGTCTCCGGCGGAACGCTATAATGCTTACCCTCATCAACTTTCGGGCGGTATGCGCCAACGTGCGATGATCGCCATGGCTCTTTCTTGCAACCCAAGCTTCTTGATCGCCGATGAGCCGACGACGGCGTTGGATGTAACAATCCAAGCTCAAATCCTCGAACTCTTTCAGAACTTGCAAGAAAAGTTGCACATGACAGTTCAGTTTATCACCCACGATTTGGGCGTGATCTCTGAAATTTCTGACAACGTGCTTGTGATGTACGGCGGCCAGGCTTGCGAAAAAGCTTCTACGCTGGAGCTTTTCAGAAATCCTCGTCACCCCTACACGGCGGCGTTGATTGAATCCCGTCCACGTTTAGGCCACAGAACCAATCGTTTGAAAACCATTGAAGGCAGCGTACCTGCACCGATGGATCTACCGGCAGGTTGCCCGTTCCAGAACCGCTGCCCGCGTGCAAAATCTGAATGTTTAACGTTTAAGCCACCAATGACTAAAATTGGTCCTGACCACGAAGTGGCTTGCTTCAATCCCCTTTAG
- a CDS encoding type II secretion system protein, translated as MLGRRGFSVFEVMVTMALILGVMTASISIFRQLSVGQNQLDMQSNFLVVRSNILSLLRSSGSWEQTVLGDLNAASFGCFKNQASLTPSDRDCGLTAQMIDIYDAKGRLFYDFQKPTMGFSPEGNACDTYGESPTGTPNPQCPLRVEIRARSLCSASPCENPAVEISANFRYSSPNNLPLNFNRLNFRLVKSGFYCPPVTPAGNPVLVAQGSGVTVTAAQVASTVSGKNFVTGSGHYDRPILPCSSTQADFRYAFGASDLNADSVPDAEGIARVCLVDYVTGVCNFEFRLNPVGPTFELWYGGSTLVATKPAYMNLTSTSVLRFKVYNGRVEACFEGACFFAFSQKIEGPFNIEYRPASSSYSAGFNSITTLVTPIPY; from the coding sequence TTGTTAGGACGTAGAGGTTTTTCGGTTTTTGAAGTGATGGTGACCATGGCCCTGATTCTTGGCGTGATGACGGCAAGCATCTCCATTTTCCGCCAGCTCTCTGTCGGGCAGAATCAACTCGACATGCAATCGAACTTTCTGGTGGTGCGTTCGAATATTCTCAGTCTTCTTCGCAGCAGTGGCTCGTGGGAGCAAACGGTGCTCGGAGATTTGAATGCCGCAAGCTTCGGTTGTTTTAAGAACCAAGCGTCGTTGACTCCGTCAGATCGTGATTGTGGCCTGACAGCGCAGATGATCGATATCTATGATGCCAAAGGGCGTTTGTTCTATGACTTTCAAAAACCGACGATGGGATTTTCTCCGGAGGGAAATGCCTGCGATACCTATGGTGAATCACCGACGGGAACACCGAATCCGCAATGCCCTCTGCGGGTTGAGATCCGCGCACGGTCTTTGTGTTCGGCGAGTCCCTGTGAAAATCCGGCGGTCGAAATTTCAGCGAACTTTCGCTATAGCTCGCCAAATAATTTGCCACTCAATTTTAATCGCCTGAATTTCCGTTTGGTGAAAAGTGGATTTTATTGCCCGCCAGTGACACCGGCAGGGAATCCGGTTCTGGTGGCCCAAGGTTCGGGCGTGACGGTGACGGCCGCTCAAGTGGCATCGACGGTGAGCGGGAAAAACTTTGTGACGGGCAGTGGTCACTATGACCGGCCGATTCTTCCTTGCTCCAGCACCCAGGCAGATTTTCGCTATGCCTTTGGGGCTTCGGATTTGAATGCGGATTCTGTTCCGGACGCAGAGGGGATCGCCCGCGTGTGCCTGGTTGATTACGTAACAGGGGTTTGTAACTTTGAGTTTCGTTTAAACCCCGTGGGTCCTACTTTTGAACTGTGGTATGGAGGCAGTACGCTTGTGGCGACGAAGCCTGCATATATGAATCTGACTTCGACCTCTGTTTTAAGATTTAAAGTCTATAATGGCCGAGTTGAAGCCTGTTTTGAAGGGGCTTGCTTTTTTGCGTTCTCGCAGAAAATCGAAGGGCCGTTTAATATAGAGTACAGGCCCGCTTCGAGCTCGTACTCCGCCGGATTTAACAGTATCACGACCCTCGTCACTCCGATTCCTTATTAG
- a CDS encoding tryptophan 7-halogenase — MASIADHIENAFDLSYTDYPKFPATEIKTIGILGGGTAGYLAALALTKLHPQIKTSVIESSKIPVIGVGESTTTEIVPFLHRTLGIDPMAFFREVEPTLKLGIKFDWGAPGDYHFNFNFFAGHHQESYYYEDSINNANWASVLMDHNKIPVLRDKDGSLVSLLQSIPFSYHIDNKNLIRFLNKTLRQRQIPIIDAEVVKVNQDENEFVSSLETDDGQKLSFDLYIDCSGFRSRVLGQALKTEFLPFNSTLINNRALTFDTPNNDVIGPFTRCSTMNNGWCWTIPMRQENHHGYVHSNLYCDEETALKEVRAKFGPIEKYKMVEFRSGRHKQAWNKNVFGLGNAYGFVEPLESTAIQTAVHSIMTLCRLMPNNHQDRASIAALNQEIAVTWDTFRWFLGIHYKYNKQLDTPYWQWCRENTNIGDAQLIVDLFHQRPPLSSSNLGTNSPFTALEAMVFNSNSYDTLLYGQKVAKPVKPKMSKEEYLSRTYSYQELTKSALTLHELFKQDYLFTEGLLEQLFDDPDTWIVETEA, encoded by the coding sequence ATGGCTTCCATTGCTGACCATATCGAAAACGCGTTTGACCTTAGTTATACCGACTATCCAAAGTTTCCGGCAACGGAGATCAAAACCATCGGCATCTTGGGTGGCGGCACCGCAGGTTACTTGGCGGCTTTAGCTCTGACAAAGTTGCATCCTCAGATCAAAACTTCGGTGATCGAATCCAGCAAAATCCCGGTGATCGGCGTTGGCGAATCCACAACCACGGAGATCGTCCCCTTTTTGCATCGCACATTGGGAATTGATCCCATGGCTTTCTTCCGCGAGGTCGAACCGACTCTCAAGCTTGGGATCAAGTTTGATTGGGGTGCTCCAGGAGATTATCACTTTAATTTTAATTTCTTTGCCGGTCACCATCAGGAATCCTATTACTACGAAGACTCCATCAATAACGCCAACTGGGCGTCAGTGCTGATGGACCATAATAAAATCCCCGTTTTGCGCGACAAAGACGGTTCTTTGGTTTCTTTATTGCAAAGTATTCCTTTTTCTTACCACATCGATAATAAAAATCTGATTCGCTTTTTAAATAAAACTCTGAGGCAGCGCCAGATTCCAATCATCGATGCCGAAGTGGTCAAGGTGAACCAGGATGAAAACGAATTCGTCTCTTCACTTGAGACCGATGATGGTCAAAAACTTTCTTTTGATCTCTATATCGATTGCTCGGGCTTCCGCTCACGGGTTCTTGGTCAGGCCCTTAAGACTGAATTTCTACCTTTCAACTCTACTCTGATCAATAACCGCGCGTTGACTTTTGATACTCCTAATAATGATGTGATCGGGCCCTTCACTCGCTGCTCGACGATGAACAACGGCTGGTGCTGGACGATTCCGATGCGCCAAGAAAACCATCATGGTTACGTGCATTCGAATTTGTATTGTGATGAAGAAACCGCGTTGAAAGAAGTGCGCGCGAAGTTTGGTCCGATTGAAAAATACAAAATGGTGGAGTTCCGTTCTGGCCGCCACAAGCAAGCTTGGAATAAAAACGTCTTTGGGCTGGGCAATGCTTACGGCTTTGTCGAGCCTCTTGAGTCCACGGCGATTCAAACGGCGGTTCATAGCATTATGACTTTATGCCGTCTTATGCCGAACAATCACCAAGACCGTGCCTCGATTGCGGCCCTCAACCAGGAAATTGCAGTGACGTGGGACACCTTCCGCTGGTTCCTTGGTATTCACTACAAATACAACAAGCAGCTCGACACTCCTTACTGGCAATGGTGTCGCGAAAACACCAACATCGGTGATGCGCAGCTGATCGTAGATCTCTTCCATCAACGTCCGCCACTCTCCTCGAGCAATCTGGGGACGAACTCTCCGTTCACGGCTTTAGAAGCCATGGTCTTTAACAGCAATAGCTACGACACGCTTTTGTACGGCCAAAAAGTGGCAAAGCCCGTAAAGCCAAAGATGTCCAAAGAAGAATACCTGAGCCGCACGTACTCATATCAAGAACTGACAAAGAGCGCTTTGACTCTGCACGAGCTCTTTAAACAAGATTATCTCTTCACCGAAGGTTTATTGGAGCAACTTTTTGATGATCCCGATACATGGATCGTCGAGACTGAGGCCTAA
- a CDS encoding coenzyme F420-0:L-glutamate ligase, translating into MTRKSELRTFALSTGVYHPGENLFEFLEKSLAGESLEGTVLAITSKIISLAEGRIVAKESIAKKALIQKEADHYLCEGGFGTELTIKHGVLIPSSGIDESNSESGGYILYPEKPFVSAESIGRHFKNKFRLKDFGILLTDSHSMPLRKGVTGFSLAHWGFKGVVSLVGEKDIFGKPLKFTHVDVADSLAAAAVLCMGEARERTPLAVLTSSQIQFSEASAEAEIRIDPRSDIYTPLFKNYLK; encoded by the coding sequence ATGACTCGTAAATCAGAACTTCGCACCTTCGCTTTAAGCACCGGCGTTTATCATCCCGGGGAAAATCTTTTCGAGTTTCTTGAAAAGAGTCTTGCAGGGGAATCACTTGAAGGAACAGTGCTTGCGATCACTTCGAAAATCATCTCACTCGCCGAAGGGCGAATCGTTGCGAAAGAAAGTATTGCGAAAAAGGCTCTGATTCAGAAAGAGGCCGATCACTATTTATGTGAAGGTGGTTTCGGGACGGAGCTCACCATTAAGCACGGAGTTTTGATTCCATCTTCTGGGATTGATGAATCCAATAGCGAGTCGGGTGGATATATTCTGTATCCGGAAAAGCCCTTTGTCAGTGCTGAGTCCATCGGCCGCCATTTTAAAAACAAATTTCGCCTTAAAGATTTCGGCATTCTTCTGACGGATTCCCACTCGATGCCGCTTCGCAAAGGGGTCACCGGATTTTCGCTCGCACACTGGGGATTTAAAGGTGTTGTGTCCCTTGTCGGAGAGAAAGATATCTTTGGCAAACCGCTGAAGTTCACCCACGTGGATGTCGCGGACTCGCTGGCGGCGGCGGCAGTTCTCTGTATGGGCGAAGCCCGCGAAAGAACTCCGCTTGCAGTTTTAACAAGCTCACAAATTCAATTCTCTGAAGCATCCGCGGAAGCAGAAATCCGTATCGATCCGCGCAGCGATATCTATACTCCGCTTTTCAAAAACTACTTGAAATAA
- a CDS encoding helix-turn-helix transcriptional regulator has protein sequence MAAAQMLPASRIPPPVIILNLHIIYVFIHFYFAVQKDITGPSERGFMDTIHARLKRYRQQRGLTIQEVSSRTGIPASTYKEWENGRQIRGEPYLLLAEVYQVSIQELITGQKNKSTSLLARFDLLEAEIQNIKTELISYL, from the coding sequence ATGGCGGCAGCACAAATGCTGCCCGCGTCCCGAATCCCGCCTCCTGTCATTATTCTCAATTTGCATATTATTTACGTTTTTATTCATTTTTATTTTGCAGTGCAGAAAGATATAACGGGCCCATCAGAGCGAGGGTTTATGGATACCATTCATGCGCGACTCAAAAGATATCGTCAACAACGAGGTCTCACGATTCAAGAGGTCTCTTCCCGTACAGGCATTCCAGCAAGCACATATAAGGAGTGGGAAAACGGCCGCCAGATCCGCGGCGAACCTTATTTGCTATTAGCTGAGGTCTATCAAGTTTCTATACAGGAACTTATTACCGGACAAAAAAACAAGTCCACTTCACTACTTGCAAGATTCGACCTGCTCGAAGCGGAAATTCAGAACATCAAGACAGAGCTGATCTCGTACTTGTAA
- a CDS encoding dipeptide ABC transporter ATP-binding protein — MQDILLEAKNIKKYFPIKKGLLLREVGQVKAVDDVTLTVRRGETLGLVGESGCGKSTLGRTLIRLYEPTGGEITLDGKDFLKLSGTELRNRRKNIQMIFQDPYAALDPRMTVGQIIAQPFAIHKTLGPKEAEVRVKQLLELVGLKASHINRYPHEFSGGQRQRICIARAVALEPELIICDEPVSALDVSIQAQVLNLLKDLQERLKLTYIFISHDLSVIEHICDRVAVMYLGKIVEIGTRDELFANPKHPYTQALLGAIPHVGEGKKQMKRSLSGDVPSPINPPSGCHFHPRCPHKMDICSKERPVLKGDGHQASCWLLDKNQNTHETSKKESL, encoded by the coding sequence GTGCAAGACATTCTGCTTGAAGCAAAAAATATCAAAAAATACTTCCCAATTAAAAAAGGTCTTCTTCTGCGTGAAGTCGGCCAAGTGAAGGCCGTTGACGATGTGACTCTCACGGTTCGTCGCGGTGAAACTTTGGGCCTCGTGGGCGAATCCGGGTGCGGAAAATCCACTTTGGGCCGCACACTCATTCGTTTGTACGAACCCACCGGTGGCGAAATCACTTTGGACGGCAAAGATTTCTTAAAGCTTTCCGGCACCGAACTTCGCAACCGCCGTAAAAACATCCAAATGATTTTCCAAGATCCTTATGCGGCCCTCGATCCGCGTATGACTGTGGGCCAGATCATTGCTCAGCCGTTTGCGATTCATAAAACGCTTGGCCCTAAAGAAGCCGAAGTGCGCGTGAAGCAGCTCTTGGAACTTGTGGGCTTGAAAGCTTCGCACATCAACCGTTACCCGCATGAGTTCTCAGGCGGTCAACGTCAGCGCATCTGTATTGCGCGTGCGGTGGCTTTAGAACCTGAACTCATCATCTGTGATGAACCAGTGAGCGCCTTAGACGTCTCGATCCAGGCGCAGGTTTTGAATCTGCTGAAAGACCTGCAAGAGCGTTTGAAACTTACTTATATTTTTATTTCCCATGATTTGTCGGTGATCGAGCACATCTGCGACCGCGTCGCTGTAATGTACCTCGGTAAGATCGTTGAGATCGGCACTCGCGATGAACTCTTTGCAAATCCTAAACACCCTTACACCCAGGCACTTTTGGGTGCGATTCCTCATGTGGGTGAAGGCAAAAAACAAATGAAGAGATCCTTGAGCGGTGACGTTCCAAGCCCGATCAACCCGCCGTCTGGTTGCCACTTCCATCCGCGCTGCCCGCACAAGATGGACATCTGCTCAAAAGAACGCCCGGTTCTGAAGGGCGATGGACACCAGGCCTCTTGCTGGCTTTTAGATAAAAACCAAAACACCCATGAAACTTCCAAGAAGGAGTCTCTATGA
- a CDS encoding PaaI family thioesterase, with translation MMPQYKHLKYDPALLIPKPYYGDPKGSFVVSSSQMEIALQKSSVAKELLAEVWFSIATAGPPGHVHGGCQAAVLDEMMGSTGWHHGYPVVAAKIEVEFLEMVPVNAQYSLRGRITSVENRKIYIEAELFDKMKTYARSKGLFITLTEEQKQDLARKMKTSQ, from the coding sequence ATGATGCCGCAATATAAGCACCTCAAATATGATCCTGCACTCCTGATTCCAAAGCCATACTATGGCGATCCCAAAGGGTCTTTCGTTGTGAGTTCTTCACAAATGGAAATCGCGCTACAAAAGTCCTCGGTTGCAAAAGAGCTTCTTGCCGAGGTTTGGTTCAGCATCGCAACAGCGGGCCCACCCGGCCATGTTCATGGCGGATGTCAGGCTGCGGTGCTAGATGAGATGATGGGTTCCACCGGCTGGCATCATGGCTATCCCGTCGTCGCTGCAAAAATCGAAGTGGAGTTTTTAGAAATGGTCCCCGTGAATGCGCAGTATTCATTACGTGGCCGAATCACCTCCGTTGAAAATCGTAAGATCTATATCGAAGCGGAGCTTTTTGATAAAATGAAAACCTACGCGCGCTCCAAGGGACTTTTTATCACGCTCACAGAAGAACAAAAGCAAGACCTCGCTCGCAAAATGAAGACAAGCCAATAA
- a CDS encoding TIGR02147 family protein, producing MNPVIKNPDITTYTDAQQFLQDYYFYRKTLDEQFSYKNWAEELGIKNRSFLRLMTTGQRSISESTLQQMVGRMGLDNLGQQYFTHLVRKGNARNEKERTRYEQALKNLVRLHQNRIEITDTLSFLQSPEIPALQVLISYTDIQRSVSSLANLLERRESEVSQWLSTLRNLGLAEEGEDGQWQARAQSYQIKDQPGNESLKKYHAKTLQHAIQALETDKDSRRYRTLLMPLAPDQFAEVWAAINEFTVLQLEKYNGQEFSARRLYQMNVNLVPITKAES from the coding sequence TTGAACCCAGTAATCAAAAATCCCGACATTACTACGTACACGGATGCCCAGCAATTTCTGCAAGACTATTATTTCTACCGCAAAACCCTCGATGAGCAATTCTCGTATAAAAATTGGGCTGAAGAACTCGGCATTAAAAATCGCTCGTTCTTACGATTGATGACAACAGGCCAGCGTTCGATCTCAGAATCGACACTTCAACAAATGGTCGGACGGATGGGACTTGATAATCTCGGTCAGCAATACTTCACTCATCTTGTTCGTAAAGGCAATGCCCGCAACGAGAAAGAGCGCACTCGCTATGAACAAGCACTCAAGAATCTCGTGCGCCTTCATCAGAATCGCATTGAGATCACGGACACTCTTAGTTTTTTACAATCTCCTGAAATTCCAGCGCTTCAAGTTCTTATTAGCTATACAGATATTCAGCGGAGCGTCTCTTCGCTCGCCAATCTGTTAGAGCGTCGTGAAAGCGAAGTCTCTCAGTGGTTAAGCACTCTCAGAAACCTCGGACTGGCGGAAGAGGGCGAAGACGGTCAATGGCAAGCGCGCGCGCAAAGCTATCAAATCAAAGATCAACCTGGTAATGAGAGCCTTAAGAAATATCATGCGAAAACCTTGCAACATGCTATTCAAGCACTTGAGACAGATAAGGACTCGCGCCGCTATCGCACCCTGCTGATGCCATTAGCCCCTGACCAGTTCGCTGAAGTCTGGGCTGCGATCAATGAATTTACTGTTCTTCAGCTTGAAAAATACAATGGCCAAGAATTTTCCGCACGAAGACTTTATCAAATGAATGTGAACCTCGTGCCGATCACAAAAGCAGAGAGTTAG